From the genome of Ctenopharyngodon idella isolate HZGC_01 chromosome 23, HZGC01, whole genome shotgun sequence, one region includes:
- the gbx1 gene encoding homeobox protein GBX-1, protein MQRPSGPGTAFSIDSLIGTPQPRPGHLLYTGYPMFMPYRPLMIPQALSHSSLPSGIPPLAPLASFAGRLTNTFCAGLGQGMPSMVALTTTLPSFSDPPDSFYPPQEIPGPRLGADGTGMNRQESPHDELKGSELLNFTETFQAVAGETKLYSSDDEKLDMKSAEAACSDREDSSADSENESFSDGNTCASASQKGKLKGGSQDALPPGGSAGKSRRRRTAFTSEQLLELEKEFHCKKYLSLTERSQIAHALKLSEVQVKIWFQNRRAKWKRIKAGNVNNRSGEPVRNPKIVVPIPVHVNRFAVRSQHQQIEPGSRP, encoded by the exons ATGCAGAGACCGAGCGGTCCGGGCACGGCGTTTTCCATTGATTCTTTGATTGGCACTCCACAGCCCCGGCCGGGCCACCTGCTCTACACGGGCTACCCGATGTTTATGCCGTACCGACCGCTTATGATTCCACAAGCCCTGTCTCATTCTTCATTACCGTCGGGTATCCCTCCCTTGGCACCGTTGGCATCGTTCGCGGGGCGTCTGACCAATACTTTTTGCGCAGGTTTGGGGCAGGGGATGCCCTCCATGGTGGCACTCACCACCACCCTGCCCAGTTTCTCGGACCCTCCAGATAGTTTCTATCCCCCGCAGGAGATCCCTGGACCGCGGTTAGGCGCGGACGGGACGGGGATGAACCGGCAGGAGAGCCCGCATGACGAGCTCAAGGGCTCCGAACTCCTCAATTTCACGGAAACTTTTCAGGCGGTTGCAG GCGAAACCAAACTCTACAGTTCAGATGACGAGAAACTGGACATGAAATCAGCGGAGGCCGCGTGCAGTGACAGGGAGGACAGCTCAGCCGACAGCGAGAACGAAAGCTTCTCCGACGGGAACACCTGCGCCTCAGCGTCCCAGAAAGGCAAACTGAAAGGCGGCTCACAGGACGCGTTACCGCCGGGCGGCTCGGCGGGAAAGAGCCGGAGGAGGCGGACTGCTTTCACTAGCGAACAGCTGCTGGAACTCGAGAAGGAGTTTCACTGTAAGAAGTATCTGTCCCTCACCGAGCGCTCTCAGATCGCGCACGCGCTCAAACTCAGCGAGGTCCAGGTCAAAATCTGGTTCCAGAACCGCAGGGCCAAATGGAAACGGATCAAAGCCGGGAACGTCAACAACAGATCCGGGGAGCCTGTCCGGAACCCCAAAATCGTGGTGCCCATTCCCGTGCACGTCAACAGGTTCGCGGTTCGGAGTCAGCACCAACAGATCGAACCGGGCAGCAGGCCATGA